The stretch of DNA CCTCGGAAGCCCTCAGCCCGGGCGACACCGCCTGGGTTCTGGCGTCATCGGCCCTGGTGCTCCTCATGCTTCCGGGACTCGCCCTCTTCTACGGGGGCATGGTGCGCAGCAAGAACGTGCTGTCCACGCTGCTCCTGAGCTACCTGGCCATGGGGGTGGTGGGGGTTCAGTGGGTGGTGTGCGGCTTTTCCTTCGCCTTCGGGGGGAGCGGGAGTCCCTGGTTTGGGGGTTTCGACCGGCTGTTCCTGGCGGGCATCGGGCCCGAGTCCCTTACCGGGAACATCCCGACCCTGGCCTTCGTGACGTTCCAGGGCATGTTTGCGGTCATTACGCCGGCCCTCATCAGCGGGGCCCTGGTGGAGCGGGTCAAGTTCGGGACCTACGCGGCCTTCCTCTTCCTGTGGGCTTGTCTGGTTTACGCGCCCCTCGCCCACTGGGTGTGGGGCGAGGGGGGGTGGCTCCTGGAGCTGGGAGCGCTCGACTTCGCAGGGGGAACGGTGGTGCACGTGTCCTCGGGGGTCTCCGCCCTCGCCGCCGTCCTCGTGCTGGGCAAGCGCCGCGGCTATCCCACCGAGAAGTTCGTGCCCCACAATCTCACCATGACCCTCCTGGGGGCCGGGCTCCTCTGGTTCGGATGGTTCGGGTTCAACGCGGGCAGCGCCCTGGGCGCCAACGGGACGGCTGCCCTGGCTTTTGCGTCCACCAACACCGCCTCGGCCGCCGGGCTTCTCGGCTGGCTGTTGGCGGAGAAGTGGCGGTTCGGCAAGGCCAGCGCCCTGGGAGCCGCGTCGGGCTGCGTGGCGGGGCTGGTGGCCATCACCCCGGGAGCCGGTTTCATCACTCCGGGGTGGGCATTGCTGGTGGGCCTGGTGGCCGGCGCCCTGTGCTTCTGGGCGGTGTGCCTCAAGGGACGGCTCGGCTACGACGACTCTCTCGACGTCCTGGGCGTCCACGGCGTGGGAGGCGCCTGGGGCGCTCTGGCCACCGGCATCTTCGCCACGGTGGGCACCGGAAGCCTGCTCACCGGGGATGTGGGACAGCTGGGGGTCCAGGCCGTGGGGATTGCTGCGGCGGGCGGGTACGCCTTTTCGGTGACCTGGCTCCTGTGCAAGGGGCTACAGGCCGTCGCCGGCCTGCGGGTGGATCCGGCCGACGAGCTCACGGGACTGGACCAAAGTGTTCA from Thermodesulfobacteriota bacterium encodes:
- a CDS encoding ammonium transporter; amino-acid sequence: MDHARSLPRVIGFAIASLAVASGAQASEALSPGDTAWVLASSALVLLMLPGLALFYGGMVRSKNVLSTLLLSYLAMGVVGVQWVVCGFSFAFGGSGSPWFGGFDRLFLAGIGPESLTGNIPTLAFVTFQGMFAVITPALISGALVERVKFGTYAAFLFLWACLVYAPLAHWVWGEGGWLLELGALDFAGGTVVHVSSGVSALAAVLVLGKRRGYPTEKFVPHNLTMTLLGAGLLWFGWFGFNAGSALGANGTAALAFASTNTASAAGLLGWLLAEKWRFGKASALGAASGCVAGLVAITPGAGFITPGWALLVGLVAGALCFWAVCLKGRLGYDDSLDVLGVHGVGGAWGALATGIFATVGTGSLLTGDVGQLGVQAVGIAAAGGYAFSVTWLLCKGLQAVAGLRVDPADELTGLDQSVHGEVGYSL